gagaggcagtaagagcaaaaactgtccctgtcctgttgctgctgtctcgcgacacccacctactgtcccgtgacactcacgtactgtctcgcgacacccacctactgtcccgcgacactcaggtactgtctcgcgacactcaggtactgtctcgcgacactcacgtactgtcccgcgacactcgcctgctgtcctgcggagctctttaactggccTGAGAAGCTCAACGACTGTCCTGCGTagccttttaactgtaccgtggagctttttaactgtcctgcgaagccctttaactgtcctgtggagctttttaactgtcctgtggagcttttaactgtcctgtggagctttttaactgtcctgtggaactttttaactgtcctgcagtttttttgtagacctaataaagcagattaaatcaaattataCAATGCAGACGTGGCAAGCAGTTATCCAACACTTATTAAACAAAGTTAAGTTATTACAATATTGTTGTAGATGTATCATGTAATTTTGCTTGACGTTTACTTTAGGAGTTCAGGGGAACATGTTTACCTCggtggatgaaatgcagagatgagtgcaggtgttgctgtgaattcagaggatttaaaatacagtaatcatgctgataaactgtgtgtctattactatttcacccagtaacaTTTGATCTCTTGCTATACCTCTTTAATTCTGAGAACACAGCGGGAAAAGTTTTAAccagaacctaagaaaagtggtttCCCCACTGTTTATTACAGCAGGAGAGGATTAAAAGCACAGTAGTTGCTCAGGTGACCAGCCAACGCCGCtatagccaaaaaaagtttgatcaataaaatactaaaattatttaaaatgaataaaaaaataattaatataaaataaaaactcatttaaaacacaatcaaaggctatctaATAGTACGCAGAATGATatctgtttcagtttcaaataattgaaacagctcaccaaaacctcaacctatcctttatatttgattcaatttataggtcctcactcatcttaatttatttaactaaactgagtttttatttttagcctcgctctgaattcagctccgcgctgagagagagagagagagagagagagagagagagagagagagaggcacggcgcagcgcattttgcctgatatttcttgattaaatatcaataaatatgtgaattatttttgtaataataatagaaatctagcaggcgtattatatttgtgtgaataacatgaaatgtttaaaatgaatacagacatgtagaaaaaaaacgaagacaagctgtaacctagatataaataattatatcttaataataatataataataatataataataataaataatatgatattgtccatcggcacaaccctaattgTAACTAATACAAGTACACAGTGATGGGATTTTGATGGAAtaggccagtgtttctcaaccctggccaAGGAGGCCCACTGTCCTGCAGTTTTTGGAGTTGTCCCTGCTTCCAATACACCAGACAATCAGCTGTCAATTATTGTGTTAATGTGGGGCTGTCAAAGTAtgacaattaataaaatgtgcagggcagtggccCTTAAAGACCAGGATTGAAAAACAGTGTAATAAGCAATAGAATAGGCTCTATCAAAAGACCACAAATTAAACGGTGTCACTGAAATCGTTTCatacctacactgcaaaaatctaaatatcagcaattgaaatgatattttacattatttaagtaattcagagcCCAAAACAAGCACATACGTTTTTTTTCATGATGGTGATTTATGATGACTGATTTATGAATTTAAGTGTAAGGCAAACACctagattttattgattatttttaaagaaaatttaccaagaaaaaaataagcaaaatgctgtgcaaatgctttaactaaaatttagacttttagacttaatttagactaatttagactttaatagaatgtagataaacaataataaacgagaatatagcaaaaaaaaaataatttattaattagactgttccaggaacttatatacagacacacataagtacacacacatcagaaaaaaatgaataataaaaaatataattataccagaatgtgatatagaatataaaagagaTATATGAGTGTGATAACTGTGAGATTAGGCTAAATAcacatgtaatgtgtgtgcagACATGAACAAGGTCGTTACCTGTGTCCatattagttattaatttaaagtcatactatttttgatatttgatattttgtattatgacactggaaatattatataatagatttGATGGTCAAATCTAGGGGAATTATCTCATAAGTCTTAAGTCGTCTCAAAAAAACTAAGATAAGACACAATGTATCACATTGCGgcacagttaaaagctccacaggacagttaaaaagctctgcaggacagttaaaacagttaaaaacctccgcggtacagttaaaaaaacctccgcggtacagttaaaaacctccacggtacagttaaaaacctccgcggtacagttaaaaacctccacggtacagttaaaaacctccacggtacagttaaaaacctccacggtacagttaaaaacctccgcggtacagttaaaaaacctccacggtacagttaaaaacctccacggtacagttaaaaacccccacggtacagttaaaaacctccacggtacagttaaaaacctccacggtacagttaaaaacctcctcggtacagttaaaaacctccgcggtacagttaaagagctctgcaggacagtaggagagtgtcgcaagacagtaggagagtgtcgcaagacagtaggagagtgtctcgggacagtaggtgagtgtcgcgagacagtaggagagtgtcgcgggacagtagggacagtaggagagtgtctcgggacagtaggtgagtgtcgcgggacagtaggagagtgtcgcgggacagtaggtgagtgtcgcgggacagtaggagagtgtcgcgggacagtaggagagtgtcgcgggacagtagcaacaggacagggacagtttttgctcttactgctgctgctaaaggtTTATGGTACCTCCTGGTTGCTGCACTCCTCCAGTTAACTTCGCCTAgttttaccaaacattcacataAAGCAATCCAGACAGTTCTTATACAGAGTTCCCTAATGGTGGAACAAGCTTTAAGAAAtccctaaagacagagctctttaaagagcacttacttttCTAACACATTTAACAAACTAACGACTTTAAACCATGAAACCTTCAAATTTCCTTGTTCCCATTCTTTCCTCATCTTTCCCACTATTTCCCCTTGGCCTCCTTTAGGTGCTgcctaaatcttttttttaactttttttaacctTTAACTTTTATGTCCTTTTTTGCTAAATTTACATCATtgtttgtaagtcactttggataaaaggcatctgccaaatgtgatgtaatgaaatgtaaaaactgGGGTCTTTGTTGGTAGATAACTCCTGGGGAAGGTAATAAAAGCACACTTACACCTGATGTCAtctcacagataaaaaaaaaaacctgacactAATTTTAACTTCAAACTAAAATTTTAATTGGGAAAATTCATCACTGCACTGCCTTCTAAGCGAGAGAGACAGTGTGGACAGGTGGACAGCAAGGTATCCAGTCAGTATTTCTGCAGTTTAAGGCTGGGGGTGAGTGTGGCATCGGCTGATAAGCTGGTAACGCAGAGTTTGGCCACAGCGCGGCAGCAAACAGCGGCCCGTCATTTCTCCCCTGAAAAAGAAGGAAGTGATTGCGCAGTCGGGTCCACGCGCCGGGAGAAGaggatatttgtgtttttttctgagatTAAATAAGAATTTCTCCACAGATGTGAAAAGAATTAAACCTGCAGTCTGTGTGTTTAGGCGCCGAGGATGTCACGGTAGGTGGAAAACTTCTGTAGCTACGAGTCTGACATATGGAGCATAATTCAGCTGTGAATTCAGTTTATATTATTATAGTAACGAGTCTTTGTTTTAAACgcgtttaaaacactgcagtgttTGAGACAGTCAGTGCTGAATGATTATCTGAGTTACGAACAAACTAGCTTAAATGTTGTGCACAGTAACAGTTCTGAGTTAGTGCcagcctgtctgtctgcctgtctctctgctCACAGCTTTATAAtgacaagtaaacaaaacaggacGAGGAAATTAATGGTGGGTCTGAGACCAACGATACAATACAAGTCGTAACTCTGTTTTTACTCATAAAAACTCAAATTACAGATCTCTGTTGTGCAGCTGTAGAACTGTCATTTCAGAAATCAGCTATAAAATGTTTACTAGTAATGCTATCAAATCTACAGACCTCTAAAATCTTACTAAACATTTTACCAGGATCACATAATCTAATAATCGAATAATCTTAATCTAATTCTGATTagtcatttattattattgatttacaAGAGAATTACATGTTTGCTAGTGAAAACTCCAATTATaaacatctataattacatataattccACATAACTCCACTGTAACTTAACTGTAACTAGTCATAATTACCATTGATTTACACAGGAATTCACTCTTTCATATCTACAAGTACAGGTTTACTAGTGAAAACTCAAATTATACATATCTATAATTTCTTATAATTCCACATACCTCCCCTTTAATTCTAATTCTGACTAGTAAACTATTCATCTCCACATATCTGTAAATTAATTCTGACTGGTatgtgataatgataataatatttttgACTATAGTTGTTATGTGTTTTAAGTgtctaatatataatttaaatataattttacatatCTACAGTTCTTTTCTAGACAAGTGATAACAATATTATTGATctgtaaaattagattttttactaGTCAAATCTACAGTGGAAATATCAATAATTACAATTTCTACTAGTAAAATGTTAGTAGATATCTGTAACTGGagttttttactagtaaaaatataattaaacataagactgagcgagggagagagagagaacccatGTCAATTAATGgtaatataaataacatttaaggACATTTAATATTGGTAATATTTGATTtggtttatttaaataacagggaCAATACACATTAATCAACATCATTATTTCATAACGTTGATGTGCCAGATTTAGCCAGATGGCTCATTTTCGTCTGCTACCTTTGGGCAGGTTGATGTTCTAAAATATTACTAAACATATTACCAGGAGCACATATTCTTAATGTAATTCTGACTaatcattattactattaattCACATAAAATTTTAACCTCACTTATTCAAAATGTAATGTTTACTAGAAAAAAATCCCAGTTACAGATATCTACAATTACTTTTAACCTAGTACAAACTGTAATTTCCGACATCTACAGTGTAATTCTGACTGGTCAAAAGTTACCATTGATTTACAGATAAATTTACTCTCATAtctataattagattttttactATTACAGATATCTAAAGTTAATTATAAATTCAAAACACTCTTCTGTAATTCTGTAGTAAAAAGTTCAGGTCAATATTTTTGTAAATTGGTATAAATGATAGCTTGAATTATCTCTAATTTTGACCATAGTAGTAATGTGCATTTAGAATATTAGCAATTTTAAATCTGCAGATAACAATATCTTTATCAATATAAATATTGTTGATCTCTAAGGCTCTAAAACATAAAGGTTTTTACTACTCAAATGTACAGTTGAGATATGAGAAATTACAATGTTTActagtaaaatatataaagagataTTTGTATCACACAATAAGAGAGTGACAATCCCATATAAAATAATggtaacattaataacattatgGACATTTTATCTGGATATTATGACTAGTCTGAATGTTTTTATAGATCTGTATATATTATACTACTTCTTACTATTTCACAGTTGGTATCTAAAATTAAAGTTTCTACTTTCAGTTTCAAGATTCTCTCAGAAATCTAAAATCAACCACTTGGGTGATTTTTTGGAAATTGAAACCTGTAGCTTTGTAGTTCTCAATAAATGTCTCAGTCTTTCATAATCAGTCATATAAACAAGCAAATGTGGATTCATTTTAAATGCCCAAATGGTGGTCCTGTTCAAAACCCATTTAAGCCTAATTAATTCATcttgccctgcacattttagtggtttccctGATTTAACACACTTGTGACCCTGAAAGGACttgagctgattagttgaatccGGTGtgttgagaaaaaaagaaagcaataAATGTAAAGGTggggaccaggattgagaaacagaTTTAAAACTAACTAAACCAGAAAAGAACCTGTCAGATTTAAGTTGTGTAATCAGAGGAAAAACTCCCACCTGCTAACCTTATATGGAGGCCATTAAACTTGTTTGACTCATTTAGTAGGTCACAAGTGATTATTTTACAGTTGGTTGAAGGCTGTTATTATTATATTGCATGACTAGAAAGCTGTCTCTAGAAAAAAGCAACAGGAAGTGCATAAGTTTagcagttttcttttttattactgGTAACAAATTCTTCAGTTCTCTGTTTTAAAGACTGGCACGCTCTGGGTTATGATGAAACAAGCCAGTGGGTACAGAAGTCATCATGagccaaaacaaagaaaaagggaAACGGAGGCTCTCCAAGTGGATGGACTATGGCACCATCAATGGAGAAGGCGAGTGGGACTTGTGCCCTACCTGCCAAGGGACAGGACGAATACCTAGAGGTATGTCTCCTTTATTGTCTCATTTCACAGTTAAAAGCTTACAGCAACCTGTAAAATTTAGAACAGTATAGTAGTAATGGTCACTGTAAACTCCACACATTACATGTTACATTTTCAGGTGAGGAGGCCCAACTGGTTGCAGTTATTCCATGCAGTGACCAAAGGCTGAAGCCTCGTCACACGTGAGTGTCTCATGATGTCCTGCAATTCAGGCTTTAAAGCATTTCACTGAGTTACAGAGCTACAGTAAATTGCCTAATTACAGCCTATTGTAGTCAAACATAAATCCACAGTAGGCGGATAAAAAGCTTTAGCACATAGAACTATTGGTAGAGGTAAAATAAAGCTCATTATGTAATATGCATAATGCTGTTTTATGTAATGTTCACATTATTtttagtttctgtgatttttttttaaatatgtttttaaataacttaaataaataatttaaatgatatGTTGTTGTATATAATGTCAAGTCATATGCTAGATATTTGTTAATCATACAATAAACGCAAATGTTTTCTTTTAGAAGAGTCTGTGTCTGTAGCACAATATTTTGCCTACTGGGtaaattattaatagtaataataattctTGTTTTTACAGGAAGCTGTATGTCAGCATATCAATTATTTTGTGTCTCCTGACCTGTTCCCTGATCCTCTTCTTTCTGTTCCCTCGGAGCGTGGAGGTGTCCCAAGTTACCCTCCAGTCCTCTATGGTCTACTTTACAACCGATGATGTTGAGATGATAATCACAGTAGGTTATTTTGCATGTTTACCTATGTAAGAGCACAAACTTTACAAACCTCGATTGTCAGCAAAATGTAGTGTTTTGTATGTACTGTGACTCTCAcacattgttttttcattatatacattatttaaataCTTTTTCTGAGAATAATATCACTGCAAAATGACCTTGTACTTGATTTGAATGATCAAAAATAGCTTTTAATGCTCTTGAGATCTGAAGCAGTATTTTCGGACTGATTTCAAAGCATTAGAAGTTAGAGATTTTGGTTCACTTTGTTTTGTATCCACTCTGTAGAACAAACTAAACATCAGCAATCAGAATTTTGTGACAATCCAAGTTCATGATCTTGATCTGCAAGCCTTGATTTATGAAACCGTGGTTGGGAATAACAAGACCACCAATGTGACTTCAGTTCTTCCACGCTCTGAGAAAACGGTGAGTTATTAAAggtagatttatttttaaatgttctcaaatattttaaaattgaaaTATGGAACAAGATATGGTATAAATAAACAGTACATAAAATATAAGTTGCAGCTAAAAGTATGCTTAAAGTTAACACTTTTTGCCTATAATTGTACTTATACTTGTAGGTCACTGGGGGTTCAGTGACTATGTGTTGTTGTTTAAAATTTTTGTCCTGCTTCCAGAATTCTGGAAAGCTGCTTGCTGATACCaggtttaaataaatacatttgatttgatgaGTTGACGTGCAAGTCAGCCGTTGGTCATCAGTTTCTGATCATAGGATCAATGTTTTCTGGATATTTTTGATTTACAAGCTTTACGTTGTGGTGCTTCTATAGTGGTTCAGATCAATTGATGAGTGTGTTGGAGAGGGCTGATTGATTGTGTAGTAATATATGGGCTGCAGTCAGTAATAATTAACATGTAAAGGTAACCTATGATATTAAACAAAACTCTCATTATTCTGTATTTCCTGGACAACCCTGTAcatatctctttttctttttccttctgcAGTTGACCGTTGTAACTACAATCCACATTACTGATCCTGGCCTGAAGTAAGTAATGCATTCATTAGATCCTTATAGTAAGTTTTTTCATTtagaaaataatctttttttgaTTGCACAAACTATGTGTCAAGGCTGCATGATACAAACAACTTACAAATTACAAATCTCTTGCTACATATTGTGACACAGTTCAATATTGTATTGAATTGCATTTATTGGATCATTTGAATATTATGATTCACCAACAGAACATTGATCAAACACACTAAATAAACTATTTCCAATGTGTTACTTCTCTAGTATTAGTATTGCACAGGAAATTACTGTACCAATGAGAAATGAATGACGTTTATTGAATGGCATGATTTCTCGGCACAGTTGCTAAATCTCAGCCGTAGTGtttaccttcttttttttttttttagaagtctTCGGGGTAGACCTTATCTCACATTACTAACATTTGATTATGTTGTCATTGTTTTTACAGTAGTTACTGCAAGTCTACTTCTTTCCGAATTCACACCTTGTTTTTACATTTGCAGTAAGTATCTATTTCAttctcatacacatacacaacttCTAAACAATAGTcagcaaaaaacaacaatatagAACTTCTAAAGAGaacttttaatttaaatgtatattctcttgagaccctgtgtcctcatcTGGAGACATTTAATATCTGCTTCTTTGCAccatgatatttaatttttttaactttacactcaactgatttaaaacaagatggtgggaatcccagtcaaaagtttctacagccagtccagaaagaaacatgggccaggttaAAATTctcatacattttttactttatttattttgtttttggactaaggaacattttaaatattaaaataaactaatgtcCCCATATGTGGAAATTGTCTTTgcaaaaatgacttcctgtacaatGACAAAGTTTGGTTTTTATACTTGCACACCAAGCAAATGTCTGGGTCTCAGGATaatataacacatttttattCCAAATTACCACTCTTGTCTCTTCATGATTTTATCTTTATTATGATCTTAGAAAATGTAAGGGACACAAATTATTAAGAGGAAGGCAAAATGCATGTACATATATTTGGACCATTTTTTTGAATCcatacaaataaaatgtttgcATATTGGTGTCATATTTCACATAGTGTAACTTTTCTCTGGTCTTGAGAATTGACAGTCTGACAGTATACAGTGGACAACCCCACAAATGTTacattgttaaatattttattttttcttaaattcaaaatgaaaaatgttttgaCAGGTTTAATCCTCATTAACTATTTTTTACAGCTTACAGAACAGCTGCCATTTCAAACTACgattaaaaatgaaagaaaaagtagTCTGCTGAGTGCTCAGTTTCCGCATGCCACATGCATTCGTATATGCAGTAATCAGGAACACAAGTCATTAAAAGTCACGTGATCCTGTCCTCTACTCTCCACAGATTGACTATAAAGGTGTCCTACCTGTCCCATGCAGAACAGCTGTCTACAGATACATACGAGTATATTGATTGTGGAACAAACTCCACAATTCCTCGTCCTACGACATAAGAAAGGACTTCAGCATAAGAAACCAAAGGAGACAACAGTGAAAGCATCTTCAGTGTGTCTTGTGTCTCTGTTCTTTCTCGTTGTAATCAGCTCTGCATATCATTAGTATCCTGCTCTTAACTGGACTGCTGATCTTTCACAAGTTAAATATTAGCTGAGAGAAAGTGCCTGCTGCCTATTGCACGCAGCCATTAGTGGTATACATTATGTTTTCTTAGTTTTACTTATTAATGTGAAGTAAGTGTTTGCCATattgtttttgttgattttttttgttgcaattttGAATAAACTTGTCTATCTTTAAGTCTGTTTGATTTTTCTTCACTTTTCTGAACCAGAAATAAATGCTACGGACTCATTGAAAGGTTTGTagatattgttatttttattcatattattttGGTTTACAGTGTTAAGTTAAATATGTTCAATGTTATACCAGCAGCATGTATATTGCACTGTGGAACCGTAGTAATATCTGTAGCCCTCATCTTCACCATTGTTGGGAATACTGTATAGACTGAAAGAAAGAATAAACTGCATTTTAGGGTTtgtgtaaattaataaaacatataaagagACATAAATTGAGATTTTACAGTGTTGCTAAAACCTTGTTAGTATAGCTTTTGGCGGCTAAAGTGTTGTAGGGTGATTGCTGTGGTTTTCCAGGTTGATTGTTTGTTGCTAATATGTTTGTAGCCCGAAAGGGGCTTGcgatggtgttgctaggtggttgctatggtatccaaagtggttgctaaagtgttgctaggtggtttgtaTGGAAATAGGTTTGTTGCAGGTTGCTGTGGTTTACCGTGTGTTCTAGTGAGTGGTTCTACATGTGCTTCAGATGGTTGCTAGATGTTGTTGGATTTGAATGGGAGTGAATGAGAGAAAATGGGATGGAAAGTAAACTATGTGCAGCCATAATGATGCTTGAAACTTTTTTGCCTAGTGTGCTTATATTACATTAGGTTATTTCAGTTGTTTGGTGTGATCAGAAAATCAGATATTTTTGTCCTTTATGATCATTAATtaatgtttaaccctttcagatcctctGTTGATTCCAGTGAGCATTACTTCTTCTGGTGTGGCACTGAGATTCTGAGATTTCTGTGACTCTTAAAATGAAATCCAAGGAAACTAAGATGTATTTTGGAACAATGATTTCAGATTAATGAGTGTTACATCAAACTTAGTAGTTTTTGTAAGGAATGGTAATTTAATTTCAACAAAGAAGCTTGAAaatatttgaactttttttttttgtttgtttgttttgtatttatgcaGAATTCTTTATTTAGTCTCTAAACTAGGCGAAGAAAGCCCAattaaacaaaatacacaaattatttttaaattatttttaaatttattgaTTAATGGAAATTACCCACGACATTCCTCTGAAGAATCTGCTggcataaaccagaatttgtaAGCCCATCAATAAAGGCAAAGTTTCTTGAACATAAGGCAGCAGTGAAGCCCCAAACAATGATACTTCCACCACCATCCTTAACAGATGGGATGAGgcaagctttattttttttttgttttttgttttacacaaCATTTGTTATTACCACCAAAAATCTGTTGTAAACCAAAAATTATATTTTGGATTCATCTGTCTTACAAAATTCTCGTGGCTCATGTGATCCATGTGATCTTGCATATACTTTTCAGATGGGAAGTATTGCAGTGTTTTATTTTGAGAGTACCGTAGTTGTTGTTTCCTCTTTGCTATGCTGCCACGCACTTCTTGTTCAATGTTTACCTAATAGTGGACATACATTCCTTTTAATACAAAAGAAGCCTGTGGATGCTTAGATGGTACTCTGGGCTTCTTTGTCACTTCCTGTAATATTTTTGCAGTGCTGTTAACACATTGGAAACCACTTTGCCAACTGTCTGTAGACTGTTACTCCAAAAAAGCAAGTAAACTCTTTTTTTGATACCAGTGAACCCCATATGTGACATATATTATAATGGAAAGTATGGTCAAATACAAGCAATATGTAACATATAATGCTTTATTACATACAATTAACTGTATTCCTACAATAACTGTGCTAATGcttcatcaaataattaaaataaaattatatataatttagatATATTATCCAGTGTAATGGATGGTAAATCAAAACTAATATAATaactaatataataaaacagaTATCTCCAGTAACAACCTGGGAGGTATTTCACAAAGCAGCATTTCTCATGTTGCCAGGTAAAGCCTGTCCAAAAGGCTCAGTGTGGGTTTATGTTACTCTGCAGCTTTACTGATAAATGATGCTTTGTAAAATTCCTCCCTGTAACCCGGTAATTCATAATggccattctaaaaaaaaactagtACTTACTGTGTATCTGTTGTCAATCTTGGCGCTGTATTGCTCTCTCTTTTCAAGCT
This genomic stretch from Astyanax mexicanus isolate ESR-SI-001 chromosome 15, AstMex3_surface, whole genome shotgun sequence harbors:
- the tmem106a gene encoding transmembrane protein 106A, coding for MSQNKEKGKRRLSKWMDYGTINGEGEWDLCPTCQGTGRIPRGEEAQLVAVIPCSDQRLKPRHTKLYVSISIILCLLTCSLILFFLFPRSVEVSQVTLQSSMVYFTTDDVEMIITNKLNISNQNFVTIQVHDLDLQALIYETVVGNNKTTNVTSVLPRSEKTLTVVTTIHITDPGLNSYCKSTSFRIHTLFLHLQLTIKVSYLSHAEQLSTDTYEYIDCGTNSTIPRPTT